The Miscanthus floridulus cultivar M001 chromosome 7, ASM1932011v1, whole genome shotgun sequence genome includes a region encoding these proteins:
- the LOC136462487 gene encoding uncharacterized protein, whose protein sequence is MAAAVVSAPRRQWRYTWEALAHLPLLRLYLFPRPALSSPFPSDLRADLRLQGSLLHLSFSLPGDGAAVALRVPVPKVLVDPSAPFDCRAAAAGDHLELRLALVLPVDHPVVAAAFPPPAGAEPPASLALRDDLKSLSTGDVHLYCKSCSSRLTKQPLRKIMEMPSVDWEDVADNWFGGCCTSFGGAGEKLVSQFIRAYGRLEGTSLLDATAITVETDYLEADLVSQLACSALSRDFVAIKEAIFDVSVEKDHTTGKIKMNNSEEQAKITATRAQLPIILEEGTSVSSSETNGVSPQTNQPVTSQMETDTDVYFEKSENDFCVENMGKSKKEVDLSLGDLGHCCCVNGSNGKAEDNPSQMSLGNEKKQNMLEIKRDYKLTKTISLGSSFVVKASNLLNDFEWVGLFCGRCSSPLGSYPSQCSLVPADGRVRLFKCYTSTEIPVTGPRDAFRGHTLERVFVNLLLEVAEDEISFRTVVRDLKTKRPMLQLVLLSPKAWLSSGCCYENDINGSHGTADLQPSVKLLYSDYSNASETDLRIVEEWTSKYRAEELYMMKRQIDELTECLSSVMDNFPVSCSSLEGMQLSSLRR, encoded by the exons atggccgccgccgtcgtgtcCGCTCCCCGGCGTCAATGGCGGTACACGTGGGAAGCCCTAGCCCACCTCCCCCTCCTCCGCCTATACCTCTTCCCCCGCCCCGCACTCTCCTCCCCCTTCCCCTCCGACCTCCGCGCCGACCTCCGACTCCAGGGTTCCCTCCTCCACCTCTCATTCTCGCTGCCCGGGGATGGTGCCGCCGTCGCGCTCAGGGTCCCCGTCCCGAAGGTGCTCGTTGACCCCTCCGCCCCCTTCGACTGCCGTGCCGCCGCCGCGGGGGACCACCTCGAGCTCCGCCTCGCGCTCGTCCTGCCCGTCGACCAccccgtcgtcgccgccgcgttCCCCCCGCCCGCCGGCGCGGAGCCTCCGGCTTCTCTAGCGCTGCGCGATG ATTTGAAGAGCTTATCTACTGGAGACGTTCACTTGTATTGCAAAAGTTGTTCGTCAAGGTTGACAAAACAGCCACTAAG GAAAATCATGGAAATGCCATCTGTAGATTGGGAAGATGTGGCTGACAATTGGTTTGGTGGATGTTGCACCTCATTTGGTGGTGCAGGCGAGAAACTCGTATCTCAGTTTATTCGTGCATATGGTCGTTTAGAGGGAACAAGTCTACTGGATGCAACTGCCATTACTGTAGAAACAGACTATCTTGAAGCGGATTTAGTGTCTCAGCTAGCTTGTTCGGCGCTTAGTAGAGATTTTGTTGCTATAAAAGAAGCTATATTTGATGTTAGTGTAGAAAAAGATCATACCACTGGCAAGATAAAGATGAATAATTCAGAAGAGCAAGCAAAGATCACAGCTACTCGTGCACAACTGCCTATTATTTTGGAAGAGGGgactagtgttagtagtagtgaaACAAATGGAGTCAGTCCTCAGACTAATCAGCCTGTCACTTCTCAGATGGAAACTGATACTGATGTGTACTTTGAGAAGTCTGAAAATGACTTCTGTGTTGAAAACATGGGGAAATCTAAGAAAGAGGTTGATTTGTCGCTGGGAGATCTGGGCCATTGCTGTTGTGTCAATGGATCCAATGGGAAAGCTGAAGATAACCCTTCACAAATGTCCTTGGGGAACGAGAAAAAGCAGAATATGTTGGAGATTAAAAGGGATTACAAATTAACAAAAACCATTTCTCTTGGTAGTAGCTTTGTTGTTAAAGCTTCTAACCTTTTGAATGATTTTGAGTGGGTTGGGCTTTTTTGTGGTCGATGTTCATCACCTCTTGGTTCATACCCTTCTCAGTGTTCACTTGTTCCGGCTGATGGCCGTGTACGACTCTTCAAGTGCTACACATCTACAGAAATTCCTGTAACAGGGCCTCGTGATGCGTTTAG GGGACATACATTGGAAAGAGTTTTTGTGAATCTGCTGCTCGAAGTCGCAGAAGACGAAATATCTTTTCGTACAGTAGTCAGAGATTTGAAAACCAAAAGGCCCATGCTGCAATTAGTTCTTCTTAGCCCAAAAGCATGGTTATCTTCTGGCTGCTGCTATGAAAATGATATCAATGGTTCACATGGAACAGCAGACCTGCAGCCTAGTGTTAAACTCTTGTATTCTGATTATAGCAATGCTTCAGAAACGGACTTAAG GATTGTCGAAGAGTGGACATCCAAATATCGGGCTGAAGAGCTGTACATGATGAAGCGTCAAATAGACGAACTTACTGAATGCCTAAGCTCAGTAATGGATAACTTTCCTGTTTCTTGTTCTTCCCTTGAAGGGATGCAGCTCTCATCTCTTAGGCGCTGA